A stretch of the Gloeomargarita sp. SKYB120 genome encodes the following:
- the prfB gene encoding peptide chain release factor 2, with translation MTTYARAWAMPGTTFDPAALTARLRDLEQAAGQADFWNDPERAQTTLQALNDTKTRLEQLGRWQQQLEDCQAIAELLALESDEALWAEATQTLAQLDRELNRWELEQLLAGPYDQEGAVVTINAGAGGTDAQDWAEMLLRMYTRWGERQGYKVRLTDLSEGEEAGIKSATLEIEGRYAYGYLKGEKGTHRLVRISPFNANGKRQTSFAGVEVMPILPDQTISEVEIPESDLEITTSRSGGKGGQNVNKVETAVRIVHIPTGLSVRCTQERSQLQNKQKALAILKAKLLVIMQEQRLQEIAQIRGDAVAATWGNQIRNYVFDPYRLVKDVRTKVETSDVEGVLNGDLDLFIQSYLRQGGAA, from the coding sequence TTGACGACCTACGCGCGCGCCTGGGCCATGCCCGGGACTACCTTTGACCCGGCAGCGTTGACGGCCCGATTGCGTGACCTGGAACAGGCGGCGGGTCAAGCGGATTTCTGGAATGACCCAGAACGCGCTCAAACGACGCTACAAGCCCTTAACGATACCAAAACCCGCCTGGAGCAACTCGGACGCTGGCAACAGCAACTCGAGGACTGTCAAGCCATTGCCGAACTGTTGGCGCTGGAAAGTGATGAGGCGCTCTGGGCAGAAGCCACCCAAACCCTTGCCCAACTCGACCGGGAACTCAACCGCTGGGAACTGGAGCAACTCCTGGCCGGTCCCTACGACCAGGAGGGAGCGGTGGTGACGATCAACGCCGGCGCTGGGGGAACCGACGCGCAAGATTGGGCGGAAATGCTCCTACGCATGTACACGCGCTGGGGCGAACGCCAGGGTTACAAGGTGCGCTTGACCGACTTATCCGAAGGGGAAGAAGCGGGCATCAAATCGGCGACGCTGGAAATTGAAGGGCGCTACGCCTACGGCTATCTCAAAGGGGAAAAGGGAACGCATCGGCTTGTGCGTATTTCACCCTTCAACGCCAATGGCAAGCGCCAAACCAGTTTTGCCGGGGTGGAAGTAATGCCCATCCTACCGGACCAGACCATCTCGGAAGTGGAAATCCCCGAAAGCGATTTGGAAATCACCACGTCTCGGTCAGGCGGTAAAGGTGGTCAAAACGTCAACAAGGTCGAAACCGCGGTGCGGATTGTTCACATTCCCACCGGCTTATCTGTGCGCTGTACCCAGGAGCGCTCTCAACTGCAGAATAAACAAAAAGCCCTAGCGATTCTGAAAGCCAAGTTGCTAGTGATTATGCAGGAACAACGCTTGCAGGAAATTGCCCAGATTCGAGGGGATGCAGTGGCAGCTACTTGGGGAAATCAAATTCGCAACTACGTCTTTGACCCCTACCGACTAGTGAAGGATGTGCGCACCAAAGTCGAAACGTCCGATGTCGAAGGGGTACTCAACGGAGATTTGGACTTGTTTATCCAGAGTTATTTGCGCCAGGGCGGTGCGGCCTAA